In the genome of Carettochelys insculpta isolate YL-2023 chromosome 25, ASM3395843v1, whole genome shotgun sequence, the window AGTGCAAGCCCCTGCGctgaacaggcagctggggggcttgaACCGGGATCTCCCGCAACCCAGGCGAGTATccgaaccactggactagagagtggaGCTAGGAAGGAGGCCAGCCCCAGGCGTATTTATCGCCAGTGGAGCAGCTTCCACAGGAAAAAGACACTGGCAACGCCGGGGCCATTACGAAGGAAGGAAGCTTCAAAGCAGCGTCTCTCTCTCCCATCGAAAGGGCATAGCCTGAGGACCGGCCAACCTCAGAGCAGGCGGCCAGAGCCTGACCCAGGTCACGCGGCCTTCGGTCGAGAGCGAAGCGAGCCGAGACGCAGGCCCTCCTTTTGAAGGAGACGAGAGGAGGAGAACCCCTGGCTCCCCAGAGAGGGGGCAACAACACGAGCCACTCGACTAACTTGACCGCGGCAGGCCACGTTTGCACTGGTCCGActttctgcttgctccctgccagctgctcctgccatccacctgTCAGTCGTTCCTGCCATCAGCACGTTGCTCCTCCTTCCGGCCTTCTGCGGGTTGTGCCTTCTCGCGGCTCACTGTTCTTCCTACCAGATATCCGTCGGCCGTGCCTGCCACTCATCTGCTGCTTCAAGTGGGTTTTTGCTGTCGGCAAAATACTGTGAATCCAGCTCTTCATGATTCCAGCTCGTAGTACGATTCAACTATGTGCCCAGCCACAGGACCTCCGTCGCCACCAAGATGGATTCTCCTAGACAAACTATAGACCTCTCTTTTACTCTACCTGTGAATGGTGGAGAGGAAAACTGATCAAACGATTCTtgcagctgtatagccaaaaggttCCTCGCCAGTCAGTTCAAACACTATGCCTCCCCACTGTCACTCTCACAATGCTTTGGAAGGGGGAGCCCACTCCCGTCCATATCTTATACAGTAGTGacgactgccctgtacccccccccccgcaaatcTTCAAGCATGGTTgtgactccacaattcttacactggatgATAGCATAAATTTTGACTTTACAAcagcatgttgtttacaatagacaaaaagtCCTGGCTTTgcttgctcccatcaggctttgtttacaaggcattataAAAGCTCAGCTTTGTATTTTCATGTAAATGATCTCTGGAGGACACCTCCCCCAATGCCTTCTGCAGTcttgagctccagctggcacattccttacacacaatTGGTCTCTGTATCCTCATTTGATCCCATTGTGGCTCAGTCCCACATGTTTCCCGAAGAGTGAGCCCCTAACAGATTTGCTCTTTGCGTTCTGTGCCATCATTTGAAATCTCTGCCCTCATATTGAAACACTGAGAACTTTCAGTGACCCTGTAACACATCCAAAGACGCCCaaccccttggcctagggcgggcggcagcaaaaggggttagagcaccagcccgtactcagtttgggtggtcagcggctcaccgctacaacaccatacaggccccagccctcaacctggggcggggccgcagttcacaagagtagtatagttctgggcccagccctcagtccagggcagggcagcagttcacgggTGATAGTACGGTTCTAGGcctggccctcagttcagggtagggcagcagtccccaagtactagcacagttctgggcccagccctcagtttggggcggggcagaaacacaaggtttaaacacaagcccagccccagtttggggcagggcagcaacccaagggtgtAAACACagtcccagccctcagtttggggcggggcaacaacccaagggtttaagtgcaggcccagcacaggctggccctgtcaaggaagtggggtagggggtcacaggccctcccactccactgcgacccggcccggggccctgggggtcgctcacacgcaaccccggcagtggggatccagaccgcaacacactgccattggttggtgagcgtcgttccccgggccacttcctacctcaccctctgctggcggaaggtcccagtccatctggtcgagggggccccctaggtcagtctcctccgggtcatccaccttcgggggctccggccaatcgtccataacaatgtcgttagggtagtcaggcggcggcaatacaggagacgcaaggcggtcctgggtctgagtgctgtaaggatccgccgggactctggggcagcccactcccggggcctcttccaaggcggggggtctccgccggcgggaaggtcctggtaggtctgggaagtccgggtagtctccttggggcatatggacccgggattgcttggagcctctgggggcctgctcctccggcctggccgagCGGCCgtaggccctctccctttggttccgaggagctcgtgcaggcacgtcctccctgcccagaggcccaggcccaaatGGCTCCTGAGtcctgcctttggctcttctagcccttggccccgccctctgaggggcgggcctctggtctcctgactccggccccgcccaccagggcctctgcattgcctcccctgcctcccggtctgcaggaggccatactgactcactacagaccCCATATTTGGTCTCTGTGTATTCATATGACCCCACTCTGGTTCATTCCTTCGTACTTACCAAACAATGAGGCCTCAGCTGATGTGTTtgctgagctctgtgacctcttTTGAACTCTCTGGGCTCAAATTGAACCCCTGTGAATGTTCAGTGACCCCAtaattggtctctgtgtcctcatttgaccccCTTCTGGCTCACTCCTACTCATTTCCCTAACAGTGAGCCCCTAACAGACGTGTTCCCTTTGCTCTCAAACTtgtttgaactctctggcctccAGTTGAACTGCTGGGAAATTTAAGTGACCCCCCATAATTGGTCTCTGTATCCTCATTTGACCCCATTCAGGCTCTCCCTGACACATTTCCCTAAGAGTGAGCCCCTAACAGACTTGCTCCCTTTGCTTTCCACCTTGTTTGAACTTTCTAGCCTCAATTCCAACCCCAGCAAACTTTCAGTGGCCCCATAATTGGcctctgtgtcctcatttgaccgCTTTCTGGCTGAATCCTGCACCTTTCCATAAGAATGAGGCCTTAACAGACTTGCTCCCTGCTGTCTGTGACCTcgtttgaactctctggcctcaaaTTGAACTCCTGTGAACTTTCAGTGACCCCAtaattggtctctgtgtcctcatttgaccccATTCTGGCTTAATTCTACATATGTCCCTGAGAGTGAGGCCCTGACTGACTTGCTCTCTGTGACCTCGTTTGAACTCGCTGGCCTCAAATTGAATCCCTGTGAACTTtcagtgacccccacccccataacTGGTCTCTGTGTGTGTCATATGACCCCCCCATTCTGGTTGAAACCCACTCATTTACCCGAGCACCAGCCACATCTGCTCCCTGCGCTCTCTGACCTtgtttgaactctctggcctcaatGTCAACCCCAGTGACCTttcagtgaccccccccccattAGTGGTCTCTGTGGCCTCATTTGACCCCCGTTCTGGCTGACTCCCGCACCTTTCCCTCACAGTGAGGCCCTAACTGACATGCTTTCTGTGATCGTGTTTGACCTCTCTGGCCTCAAATTGAACCCTTGTGAACTTTCagcaagccccccccccccattggtGTCTGAGTCCTCATTTGATCCCCTTCTCACTGAATCCTACTCATTTAGCTAACAGTGAGCCCTGCACCAGAGTTGTCTCCTGCTCTTTGTGACCTTGTTTGCCCAGCATAGCTTTCTCTTATGCCTGGTCAGACTGAATTGgtccttttccaagctgaacttcaaggagcccccagctggcatCACTGCGGAGGGCCGTCACAGACAGAGACATTTCATGGGATGCCACTGCCGCCGCTCCTGAGCTGGTTTGTGGGGCATGTCACAGTTCCCTCACTGTCTGAAAAACAGGTTTCGGCTGAAGTCAGCTGAGATGTTCTCAGCAAGAGGCTTTACCCAGAGGTTGGTGTTTAGTGGAAGAAGAGGCTGCTTcgagctcctgccccctgctgtaggGTAGGGATTTGACTGGCTCTTTGCAATTTCCAAGGCCTGCCgggtgggtgtgggtggtggtggctgtgccagttTCATTAACTGGGCCACAGATTGGCTATGAAGCCTTTGCTAGTCATGTGGTTTGGGTATTTGCTCAGCAAATAGCTGATGCAAGTTTAACTCCTGACTCAGGTGGAACCAACTCAGTTCTTGGGCTGCTCTGAAATGCACCCAAAGTTGCTGGACCTTGATGGCATGGGGGGCGGGCTTGAAAAGTTGGAGCGTGGCTGAGAGTTGGGGGCTTCGAAACTTCTCCCTGAGACAGGCTGTCCTGCCTCTGAGGTGAATGGTTTAAGCACTGGGGCAGGAGGCGGTACCAGGCGCGTGCTCTCTTTCTGCTGTCAAAGGAGGGCCACTTTCCTGCTGCATTCATGTGCACAAGGGCTGAGTCAGGCCCCACGGTGAGCTGCATGGTGTGGGTAGCTGTGCTGTAGAAGGCAGGGATGCAAATTGCCCCTTTTCTTGACAAGAAGGGGAACTGAAACTTTGTCCGCTCTATCAACTGAGTGGTGGGCTGGGATAACGTCAGCTGTGGTGGCTCCCTGTAGCCCAGAggtctgggggcggggaggggggcagccctgtGATTGGTACTGCTTCAAGTCCCTTTTatgtccccgcccccccccccccccccccccgagatggGCTTTGGACATTGAGCAAGTCTCTCTCAAACAAGTTCCAGGCTCATGGAcgtctccccccccacccccccccccggcttcttCTGTTGAAGGCAGGCTGCATTTaggaaacaggaaaggaaagcaGGGCAAGAAGCTGTCTGTGGTCCTGAGGTTGGGTAATGCTGTGACTGCTGCAAAGGGCTAGTTCAAATCCCCTTTCCTCCTCATTGCCACGCAAGTGGCTGTGTTATTGAGTACAGTTGATTCACTCCACTTTCACTATTTCTATTATCCAGAGCAcagggaggctgcagctgcctgtgtgGTGTTGGGGGGATCAGGGCACTCGCCAAAGCTAGGGGTAGCCCCAAATCAAATCCCTGTACCACTGGAGCAGTGAGTGTAGGATGCATGAGAGCAAGTCCCCTCTGCTGGCCATTTTGCAGCCCTATTGCTTCCTTTTATTAATGATGATTTGCTGCTCAGCACtaaattccgccccccccccgcaacttcTCTTGTCCACTGCAACTGGGAGAGAACACAGTCTGGAGCCTACCCCAGGGCACTCCTTGGCTCTTTTGAAGCGTGTGAACTGAAGCAGCACCTCctgggaagcagtccttgtccaaatcccctccctttcccaaggGGACACCAATCTcttgagaggtgggggggggttcagaCAAGGCTGGCTCCCCAAAGGGCAGTCACCTGCGAAGCCAGGAACCCCAATGCAACCCCCATGCTGAACAGGCAGCTGAGAGGGCTTGACCCAGGATATACATAACCAACCCAAGTAGCCAAACCACTAGACTAGCGCGTAGAAATATCAGTAGGCCAGTCCTAGAGCACATTTAGCTCAAGGGGAACCCCTCAGCAGCCTGACCCCAGGTTTATGGCAGACCACCCTGCTAGAGCCTGCCCCAAAGCTTGCCTGGGCACAGCTTAGCCATGCAAGAAGCGAGGTACCCCAGAAATAGGAACACTAACAAGCACCCCATGAACCCTCTTCCTCTGCACTGTGTCCCAAAGCTCCCCCCGAGCCTACAGCCAACTGCATAAGGTTGTGGCCTAACTACCCGTGGGCCAGCAGCAACAAATGAGAGAAGAATCtccaccccagcaccccacagactAAGCCACCCCCCtcttctcccactccctccctcttAGACAAGAGCCTGCCCAAAAATCCAAGACAAGAATAGGAGCAAGAGGTAGGGCCCAGCCCTTGCCCCAAGGGAGTAGCACTGTCCCATTGTTTATTTAAGCAATAGCTAATTCATAGAGTGTGGCCTTTGCCCCCACTAATTGTAGTTTGATGCATGTGTGGGTGGATGTGCAGTTTGGGTAAGGCTTTGTTTTATTGCAGCAGTATATCAAGAAGCCATCACAATGTAGCTAACACGAGCCCAGGGAGGCCTAgcagtcccccacccccttctcatCTGTAACTCACAAAGCCTGCCCCTGAAACAGGGCAGTAGAGGATTTTTGCATTGCCCAGTTAAAATGGCAACTTAAGGTCACGTTAGTAATGTTAAAGTCCCATGTTTAGAGCTTTGCTCTCTGCACCACTTTCCACTCAGAATTCAAGCATCCCACCTTCCCTTTCCAGGAAAGGTGCAATGGCCTCAACTGACTGTCAGTAAAAGGtgtttcccacccaccccccgccccattccAGAAATAGGACTACTCGTTGAGGGAAAAATGAGTATAAGAAACACTTGCCCTAGGCGGAGTGTGTGTTTGATTGGTGCTGCCCTTTGATGTCTCTAtcacctctttcccccacccctgttttCTTTGCTAACCTTATTCTGAGAACAACCCCCTTGTGTTTTTCCACTTGAATCCTAGCCCCCGCCCAagcaccagccccagcactgcaaACTACTGGGGCTCTGGTTCAGTAGAGGTAGTGAATAGCATACTCTGCTTGCATAGCATAAGTTTAAGCTGTAAGTGGAGTTCGTTCAGTAACTTATTCGTTGGTCCAACATTAAGTAAAGTGCCTGTTTGTAACCAGCTATTTATTTTATTCAGCATCATCAGGTTGTAGGTGGTCAGAGCTGCTTTAATACCATTGCACTGCGAAAGTAAATGAAGCAGAAGGGCTAGAAATCCACACAACTGAGCCCTGGTTTGAGATGCTCAGTCCCAAACTTAACTTCAGAAAGGTGCAAACCTTATCTTTAAATTGTAAGGGCAAGGGCCAAGTCTTGCCTCAGCAGCTAGGGAAcagcttctccccacccacctgctcTTGAGAGCAGCTCAGCCAAGCCTGTGAGAGCAGCTTTTCACCTACAACTGCCATAAGCCTACACCTGTAGTTTAACTGATGGGTTGCACACGCCAGCCTGAGGCTGCCTTgtctaaataaaaatacaaaaagttaAACACTTCAGAGGCGAGAGCAAGGAATCATACTCCCTTGCCCAGTCCACAACATTCAGCCTGCTGGCAGCTAGCTGTTCAGATCCCTTATCGGTGAAGCATGACCTGGGAGCCAGCCTCACATGCTTAGTCTTTCACGAAAGGCTGTTCAGCCCACGTAAAGTAGAACAGCTCCACTTGGTGAGTGCAGGTGCTTCTATCACTCTGAGGCATAAAGCGCTtggctgcctgccctgggcaggaggtGAGCCCTCTACAAATCCCTTGTCAGGCGGAGGAGAGAGCGAAGAACATGAATGGCATCTTGTCACCAAGGGCTTGTTCATCCACTCCCCTAGGCTGCTTTAAGGCAACCACCATTAGGTCAACCAAGTCAGTCTGTCATGAGCAAGACCCTCAGCCTTTTCTGTTCATGCTGCACCATTTTAACTGGAACAATAAGTGGGACAAAGGTGCACAGCGGGTGTCAGTTTATCTTGGACTCGTCTCTCTCAAACGTGTGGGACGTGCTCCTGCAGTCAACTGCTTGCTGAGTCTGAGTGGCTCTGTTCAGAAATCAGACAGAAAAAGCTGCATCAGTTCTGTGCTCTGAGAGACAGTCTCTCCCCTGGAATCAGCAATTGAAAGTTTTACTTTGCCCCGGCCCCCACAAAAAAATCTAAACTATGCAATGGAGGATTGATAGTCTTATTTgaagctctggggtgggagatCAATACGAATATTTGCATCTGAATCAGGAAATAAAGCtattttacaatttttaaagACAGCACCCCTTGCTCCCAGCATCATCTGCCCTTCAAACACCATTGGGTGTCGAGGCACAGTCCCTCCTCTCTGTTGTTCCCCCCTTTGTGCTTCTGTGGCTGTAGTTGTAACTCCTAAAAAAGCTTATCACAGTAAAACTCTGAGCCTTTaagctgctctcagcttccttgaTCATTTTGGATCAACTGCTTAACACAGCTGCTCTGAAAGCTGGGTACCGAGGCAAACTTTTTCAGCTGACCAGAATGAATTTCTGATGGGCACTTGGGCGGGACACCGACCCTGCCTTTATGCAGTCCCCCTGTCAAAATTCatagggtgggactggggtgaaGGGGTTTTGAGCTTCGGAGGGAGCTCATGGCTGGGCTGCAAGGCTCTGAGGCACAACGGAGGATGGGGAACTCTAGATTTGGAGAGAGGCACAAGGCGGGGGCTTGGTTTTGGGGTGCAGACAAGGACGGTTCAGGAGGGTGTTCAGGCCTGGGGAAGGCTCAagttggggcaggaggttggagctTGGGCTTACTGCTCGGGCCCCTTTCTCCCCCTTATGGCAGCTCCACACAGGGATGGGCTTCTCCCTGCCCGTCCTGGCACTTTGAGGGCTTGGAAAGAAGCCTCTCCCTGCTGCATCCCTGAGCTGGGCTTAACAGGCAGCTGCATGGCCACGCAGCGGCTGGGTAAGGAGAAAGCCAGTACTGCTAAACCAACATCCTGCTGTGTTCCAGCTTCTCCTCAAAGGTCCATTTGCTCCCCCTACCTCAACGACATGATAAATCCAGTCCAGGAATTCGGCCACCTTGGTGTAAACCCCAGGGGAGTTGGGATCGGCACACCCTGTGCCCCAGCTGACGATGCCCACTAAGCGCCAGGCAAGTTCATCTTGGCACACCAGTGGCCCCCCGCTGTCTCCCTGCAGGGCAGAGCAAGCGCCAGGGTCAAAACCTCCCTCGGCCTGAAAAGAGCtaaccctcagctctgctacTTCGCTTCAGTTCTTCGGCTTCCCTCATTCCCTCTTCTGCAGGCAGGGGATCTCGGAGTACTTTCCTGGCCCTTTTACACAGTCCTGGCCTTTAGGTGTTGGAATAAATGGGGCAGAACAGCAGACCCCCTTTGGGACTCTGGGCCACAATGCTACAGTACTGGCCCCCGtgctctccttgctctggctgagcACAGCCCTTCGTCCCTGTGGGAGATGCTGCCGGGAGCTGCTCCAGGGAGTTGCAAACAGCTTAAAGCAGGGCACTGGGCTCAGTGGAGGGTCTTTCCCCACCTCAGTGCTGCGTCTTTCCCCACCTCAGTGCTGCTTTCCAGCATTGCAGTAACAGCCATATCCAGCCTCTGTTGAATGGGCTTTCTTGGCCTGACACATCCCTCATTGATAAATCTGCAGCTTTGGGGTCTCCAAGTCCCAGATGAACAAATGGCATTAGGCACTTAGCTCCCTTTGATTTTGGGCTCAACGCTTGGTTTGGATGGGAGTTGGGATTTAGATACTACAATCTGCTTTATTcaaggccctggctccagctgggcctggtggcagtgcagaAGACAGGGTTAAGCCTGTCAACGATGCACGCCTGACCGCAGGCTGCCACTCTCTGGCTCACTGTCCTAAAGCAAAGAGAGGGTCAGGGGAAGATGGAGTGTGAACTCATCGGGCATTGGCCATGGCCAAGAGCAGGAGGAATTTAGGACTTCAAGTGACAGAGGACAAGTGACTGGGACAGCTTGGTGCTCAGAGCATTAGGGCAGATGAGCATCTACCCTGTTATAGGAGCACTCCTCTAAGCTATGGCAGTGGCTTCACTTCTACAAGTTCCTGAAGGATCAATAGGATGTAGATCCCCTCTCCACCTCTGACACCCTGATGCCCTCCTGGGTTCTACTGAGGAATCAACCCCACAGTCCTGCTTCTCCTGAGCTCTGCACTGTGCCCCTGCTCTGCCGCTCAGGCCTTCCCACTTCAGCCCTTGACACACCTCTGCCCCGACCCCAAGCATATCCATCAGGCCCTCTGCAGTAAGCAGGCTGAGGGGGGGAAGCTGAGGAGCCCTGTTACCCAACCTCTCCCCTGTTTCCACATATAGGGCTGACTCCCACCTCTCTGAAGGGTCCAGTCCTCAAGcagcaccatgctgccagctcttACCTGGCAGGCATCTACTTTCCCATCCAGATAGCCAGCACACAGCATCCTGGGGGTGAGCTTGCCTGAATACAAGCAGGAGCTGTTGCATTTCTTGGGGCTGATCAGGGGAACACTAGCTTCCTTCAGCAGCTCAGAGACATGAACTGGAGAGAGATGAGCACAAAAGGGAGGCACTGAACCTGTAGTCTGGGGGCTACATGCCAGGGCCAGAGACATTTCATCTCCAGggccctgggaggagaggggggccTGCAAGGAGGCCAGTCCTGCAATAAGCAGCAGATTGGGGCTGAGGGCAGCAAGAGGTTTGCCATGAGGGACTCCACACGCTCCTGGAGAGTCAGACACCCCCTGTGGGGGCATCCAGCCATCACTCGCGAGTGctctctgcactgcctggagcTGCTCACCATGTTCAGGTCTGGTGTAGCcccagccagagacccagcagtgGGTGCCGTGGGGGAAATCCTGATGGGCAAGCGGTAGACAGACGGCATGGATAGCCTCTGGGGAAAGGGAGACATTAGCAGTGCCAACTCAGCATACCCAGCACTAACCACGAGtggctcccaggagctgttccCCCTGCGACAGGGCCAGACTCTGAGGAGCCCAGCTCTCGCTGTGACCTGCGCAACGTGCTCCCAGCTCTTTCGAAAGCTGCCCACCTCTTTCATGGCATCCACAGCCCATGAGGTGCGAGTgctctgccaggctctggggcaagctCTGTCGCTACCCCCTCTCCACAGCCAGACCCCTGCCTTGTACTGGCACTGCCCTAGGATCAAGCACCAGCCCCCAGGGTGGGAATCCAGTCACAGGGGTGGCTCTCCTCAGTCCCCTTGGGAGGGAAGCCAGGGGCCCACTTAGAGGGAGATGGCTGCGGAGGAGGGTCTCACCAGAGAAGTTCAAGGGCTCTGCGAGTTTCATCAGGGCGATGTCATAGTCGTGATGCCTGTCATCGTAGTAGGGGTGGGAGATAATTTTctccactgccagcccagcctgctctttGATTGCCATGTGGGTGATAATCCCGGCAAAGACCAGCCAGCTGGAGACCTGGGGCAGCCTGTAACTGAGCAGACACAGGgcagtgctgctgggggtgggggggggcagctccctccctctggggcaggcTGCCAAGTTCTGCCTGGAGCTgtacccccaggcctcctgctctgcTGTCCCCAGAGACTCACTTGTCCACGCAGTGGGCAGCTGTGATGACCCAGTTGTGTGACACCACAGAGCCTCCGCAGACATGTCTGGAGTTGAGGTACAGGCTGACCTGCCACGGCCAGCGGCCCAATGCCACGTCACTTCCGCCAACGATCCGGGCTGCCCGGGAGCCTAGGCCACACTCTGCACAAGCAGAAACATGCTCTGggtaccccccaccccatcacctgaaagtgtgggggtggggcagcaaagggTGCCTGGGGAACCCTGCCCTCTCGTGGAGGAGAGGGTGGCTTGGACTGGGGAAGAAGGAGCACTAAGGAGGAGGAGAATTAGACAGGAAATGGGAGACAAGGGAAAATGAGGCAGCAGACAGGAATCCTGCCCCCCTCTCCAGGGCTTGTGCTTTGCCCAGTCCCTCACTCAGCCATGCCCCATCTTGCAGGCTGCCAGGGTGatccccactttctccttttcttttgtCAGCTGTGCCAGTTCCCGTGTGAAGGCCACTTGGGTGCGCTCAGAGCCCAGGGTCGCTGCCTTCCCAGCAGTGACCTAATGGAAGTATGGAACACGCCCCCCCGGGCTTAGAGTGAGCTGGAGAGAATAGCAATGGAGGTCAAATTCCCACCTCTCCCCTGAGGCAGTCTCAGGGTTTGTGCCTCAGGACCTGCCCTGCAAAGCCCTTGGCCTCAGGGTGACAGCTGCCTTCCTTGACAAGTGGAAGGGGCGTCCTTTGGGATTCTAGATGCAGGGGTTGCGTGTGCTGCTGGTTACGTGGGAGCTGTGCCTTATGGACAGGAGGAGATTGGGGAGCTGCTGGCTATTTGGCTGCTGGCAGACTCAAGTGACGAAGTCACAGGGACAAAAAAAAGTCGTCTGGGTGGTTTCGGAACCTCCTCTACATTTTGCTCTTTTGTCTTATGGGAAGCTGAGTCTCCCTTCCACCCAAGGAAACTGGTCTGGGCTGACCTTTTCCTGCAGGGTTGCTCAAACACCCTGCAACTACCTCACAGTAGCTCTGCCACGTGCAGTCTctgccccccaggagctgctgctttgGTGCAAACTGCTCTGTGAAGAGTGACACGAGCTTTACAAAATCcaagcctgggccaggctgagcacAGGGTGGTCAGGGCCTAGCtgacctgcagctcctccctgccccaaactAATGGAGGGTCTAATAGCCCAAGGAATGCAGAAGGCTTCCAGTGCTCTGAAGAG includes:
- the TMPRSS5 gene encoding transmembrane protease serine 5 — protein: MSLGSVAQFPIDLQNPTEPGCAQGGKTMAPGGEAGRTRTSPRHGSSHSSQGNHCPIRRWILLLGAVGLLAMVAVGLWLLVKFQLMLPLDQDSSPLQDTGPVPICRDMGEDEPMVTTAPRKVSFRINTGNFLLEVQVEGRPGWLLACHEQWNLSLGTLVCRQLGYLRLTHHKGVNLTDVKVNGTQQFAQVVPDQKSRIEDMWQVRSSCASGRIVALKCSECGLGSRAARIVGGSDVALGRWPWQVSLYLNSRHVCGGSVVSHNWVITAAHCVDNYRLPQVSSWLVFAGIITHMAIKEQAGLAVEKIISHPYYDDRHHDYDIALMKLAEPLNFSEAIHAVCLPLAHQDFPHGTHCWVSGWGYTRPEHVHVSELLKEASVPLISPKKCNSSCLYSGKLTPRMLCAGYLDGKVDACQGDSGGPLVCQDELAWRLVGIVSWGTGCADPNSPGVYTKVAEFLDWIYHVVESHSDSASS